One window from the genome of Rhinolophus ferrumequinum isolate MPI-CBG mRhiFer1 chromosome 10, mRhiFer1_v1.p, whole genome shotgun sequence encodes:
- the IL23A gene encoding interleukin-23 subunit alpha, which yields MLGSRAVLPLLLLLLLPPGTAQGRAVPESSNPAWARCQQLSQKLCTLAWSAHPPMGHVDLPREEGDDETTNDVPHIQCEDGCDPQGLRDNSESCLQRIHQGLVFYEKLLDSDIFTGESSLLPEGPVNQLHSSLLGLRQLLQPKGHPWETEQTPSLSPSQPWQRPLLRLKILRSLKAFVAVAARVFAHGAATLSP from the exons ATGCTGGGGAGCAGAGCtgtgctgccgctgctgctgctgctgctgctgccgcctgGGACTGCTCAGGGCCGCGCTGTGCCCGAAAGCAGCAACCCTGCCTGGGCTCGGTGCCAGCAGCTCTCACAGAAGCTCTGCACACTGGCCTGGAGTGCACATCCACCAATGGGACATGTG GATCTACCAAGAGAAGAGGGAGATGACGAGACTACAAATGATGTCCCCCATATCCAGTGTGAGGATGGCTGTGATCCCCAAGGACTCAGGGACAACAGTGAG TCCTGCTTGCAAAGGATCCACCAGGGCCTGGTTTTTTATGAGAAGCTGCTGGACTCAGACATTTTCACAGGGGAGTCCTCTTTACTCCCCGAAGGCCCTGTGAACCAGCTTCACTCCTCCCTACTGGGTCTCAGGCAACTTTTACAG CCTAAGGGGCACCCCTGGGAGACCGAGCAGACTCCAAGCCTCAGCCCCAGCCAACCATGGCAGCGCCCCCTTCTCCGCCTCAAGATTCTTCGCAGCCTCAAGGCCTTTGTGGCTGTAGCTGCCCGGGTCTTTGCCCATGGAGCAGCAACCCTGAGCCCCTAA
- the STAT2 gene encoding signal transducer and activator of transcription 2: MAQWEKLQNLDSPFQDLLHQLYTNSLLPVDIRQYLAVWIEDQNWQEAAMGNDDSKANMLFFHFLDQLSYECGRCSQDPECLLLQHNLRKFYRDIQAFPQGPTQLAAMIFNLLLEEKRILIQAQRAQLEQGEPALEAPVESQQQHEIESRILELRAMMEKLVKSISQLKDQQDVFCFRYNIQKSVRTPSLDPHQTRHQQLLQETLNELDKRRKEVLDTSKALLGRLTTLIDLLLPQLEEWKVQQQKACIGAPLDGGLELLQLEKWFTNGAKLLFHLRQLLKELKELSRLVSYHDDPLTKGVDLREAQVTELLQRLLHRAFVVETQPCMPQTPHRPLILRTGSKFTVQTRLLVRLQEGNELLTAEVSIDRNPPQSQGFRKFNIWTSNQKTLTPEKGQSQGLIWDFGYLTLVEQRSGGSGKGSNKGLLGVTEELHIISITVKYTYQGLKQELKTDTLPVVIISNMNQLSIAWASVLWFNLLSTNPQNQQFFSSPPKAPWSLLGPALSWQFFSYVGRGLDRDQLSMLKDKLFGKNCRNESALLSWADFTKRESPPGKLPFWTWLDKILDLVHDHLKDLWKDGRIMGFVSRSQERRLLKKTISGTFLLRFSETSEGGITCSWVEHQDDDKVLICSVQPFTKEVLQSLPLTKIICHYQLLTEENIPENPLRFLYPRIPRDEAFGCYYEDKDNLQERRKYLKHKLIVVSNRQVDELQQPLELNLEPEVESSGLYPELAPEPELGLEPLLKAGLDLGPPLEPTQSLPKPNLGPELTLDPILEPISQLVPEPEPEPELPHDLRYLNTEEMEIFQNSVKMDEIMPNGDPLFADQNTVDEAHDFYSSHFYIDGPLIPSDY, from the exons ATGGCACAATGGGAGAAGCTGCAGAATCTCGACAGCCCATTTCAAGATCTTCTGCACCAGCTCTACACAAATAGCCTCCTGCCAGTGGATATTCGACAGTACTTGGCTGTATGGATTGAAGATCAGAACTG GCAGGAAGCTGCAATGGGCAACGATGATTCCAAGGCTAACATGCTATTCTTCCACTTCTTGGATCAACTGAGCTATGAGTGTGGCCGCTGCAGCCAGGACCCTGAGTGCTTGTTGCTACAGCACAACTTGCGAAAATTCTATCGGGACATTCAG GCCTTTCCCCAGGGCCCCACCCAATTGGCTGCGATGATCTTTAACCTCcttctggaagagaaaagaattctGATCCAGGCTCAGAGAGCTCAGTTG GAGCAAGGCGAGCCAGCTCTTGAAGCACCTGTGGAGAGCCAGCAGCAGCATGAGATTGAATCCCGGATTCTGGAATTAAGGGCTATGATGGAG AAGCTGGTGAAATCCATCAGCCAACTGAAAGACCAGCAGGATGTCTTCTGCTTCCGATACAATATCCAGAAGTCAG TGAGGACACCCTCTTTGGACCCCCATCAGACCAGACACCAGCAGCTTCTGCAGGAAACTCTCAATGAACTGGACAAAAGGAGAAAG GAGGTGCTTGATACCTCCAAAGCACTACTAGGCCGATTAACCACCCTAATCGATCTACTGCTGCCCCAGTTGGAGGAGTGGAAAGTCCAGCAGCAGAAAGCCTGCATTGGAGCGCCCCTGGATGGAGGGTTAGAACTTCTCCAGCTAGAAAAGTG GTTCACAAATGGAGCAAAGCTATTGTTTCATCTGCGGCAGCTTTTGAAGGAGCTGAAGGAATTGAGTCGCCTGGTTAGCTATCACGATGACCCTCTGACCAAAGGGGTGGACCTGCGGGAGGCCCAGGTTACAGAGTTGCTACAGCGTCTGCTCCACAG AGCCTTTGTGGTAGAAACCCAACCCTGTATGCCTCAAACTCCCCATCGACCCCTCATCTTGAGGACTGGGAGCAAGTTCACTGTCCAAACAAG GCTGCTGGTGAGACTCCAGGAAGGCAATGAGTTACTGACCGCAGAAGTCTCCATTGACAG gaATCCTCCTCAATCACAAGG CTTCCGGAAGTTCAACATTTGGACCTCAAATCAGAAAACCTTGACCCCCGAGAAAGGGCAAAGTCAGGGCTTAATTTGGGATTTCGGTTACCTG ACTCTGGTGGAGCAACGTTCTGGTGGTTCAGGAAAAGGCAGTAATAAG GGGCTGCTGGGCGTAACAGAGGAACTGCACATCATCAGCATCACAGTCAAATACACCTACCAGGGCCTGAAACAGGAGCTGAAA ACGGACACCCTTCCTGTGGTGATTATTTCTAATATGAATCAACTCTCAATTGCCTGGGCCTCGGTTCTCTGGTTCAATCTGCTCAGCACAAACCCCCAG AATCAGCAGTTCTTCTCCAGCCCCCCCAAAGCCCCTTGGAGCTTGCTGGGCCCTGCTCTCAGTTGGCAGTTCTTCTCCTACGTTGGCCGAGGCCTCGACCGGGACCAGCTGAGCATGCTGAAGGACAAGCTGTTTG GGAAGAACTGTAGGAATGAGAGTGCATTGTTGTCCTGGGCTGACTTCACTAAG CGAGAGAGCCCCCCGGGAAAACTACCATTCTGGACATGGCTGGACAAAATCCTGGACCTGGTACATGACCACCTAAAGGATCTCTGGAAGGATGG ACGCATCATGGGCTTTGTGAGCCGGAGCCAGGAGCGCCGGTTGCTGAAGAAGACCATCTCTGGCACCTTTCTACTGCGCTTCAGTGAAACATCGGAAGGGGGCATTACCTGCTCCTGGGTGGAACACCAGGATGATG ATAAGGTGCTCATCTGCTCTGTGCAGCCCTTCACTAAGGAGGTGCTGCAGTCACTCCCACTGACCAAAATCATCTGCCACTACCAGCTGCTCACTGAGGAGAACATACCCGAGAACCCACTGCGCTTCCTCTACCCCCGAATCCCCCGGGATGAGGCTTTCGGGTGCTACTATGAGGACAAAG ATAATCTCCAGGAACGAAGGAAATACCTGAAACATAAGCTCATTGTGGTCTCTAATAG ACAGGTGGATGAGCTGCAACAACCACTGGAGCTTAATCTGGAGCCAGAAGTGGAGTCATCAGGGCTGTACCCGGAGCTGGCACCAGAGCCAGAGCTGGGGTTAGAGCCACTGCTGAAGGCAGGGCTGGATTTGGGGCCACCGCTGGAGCCCACACAAAGCTTGCCAAAGCCAAACCTGGGACCAGAACTGACGCTGGATCCTATTCTAGAGCCTATTTCACAGCTGgtgccagagccagagccagagccagaatTGCCCCATGATCTGAGATACTTGAACACTGAGGAAATGGAAA TCTTCCAAAATAGTGTGAAGATGGACGAAATCATGCCAAATGGAGACCCACTGTTCGCCGACCAGAACACTGTGGATGAGGCTCACGACTTCTACTCCAGCCATTTCTACATAGATGGGCCCTTGATTCCTTCTGACTACTAG
- the APOF gene encoding apolipoprotein F — translation MGVLRHIMIPAELLLCYFLLHTVDAISYGNQTNILMHLPSSLESWPPSSDPFSCQILVPKSLPGYTHMARLPKFLIGLPLMIALKEAGCHADVQALQLQLYRLGGVNATQILFRHLQELEKGRSTGRGVSVDALASALQLLAKEQQGPERARRSLPIEDCKNEQEQSVHNIVQWLPGVGTFYNLGTALYYAAQNCLEEAKQRGQDGAIDIGYDLLMTMAGMSGGPVGVVVSTALKPAVKAGVQQLIHYYQEKEANIPPETSEEGLDSTSNMSDMAETTAIAPLVSEVVDSTPYWGWPVFKNYNIDPGNGNFGI, via the coding sequence ATGGGTGTCCTCAGACACATCATGATACCAGCTGAGCTGCTTCTTTGCTACTTCCTGCTGCACACTGTGGATGCCATTTCATATGGAAACCAGACAAATATCCTGATGCACCTTCCTTCATCCTTGGAATCCTGGCCACCTTCCTCAGACCCCTTTTCCTGCCAGATCCTAGTCCCAAAATCCCTGCCTGGCTATACGCACATGGCCCGTCTACCCAAGTTCCTGATAGGCCTGCCACTGATGATTGCACTGAAGGAAGCTGGCTGCCATGCTGATGTACAGGCCCTGCAGCTTCAGCTTTACCGCCTGGGGGGTGTAAATGCCACACAGATCCTCTTCCGACATCTTCAAGAGCTGGAGAAAGGCAGAAGCACAGGGAGGGGAGTGTCAGTGGATGCCCTGGCCTCTGCTTTGCAGCTGTTGGCCAAGGAGcagcaaggcccagagagggcccGACGCTCCCTCCCCATCGAGGACTGCAAAAATGAGCAGGAGCAGAGTGTGCACAATATAGtccagtggttgccaggagtggGCACCTTCTACAACCTGGGCACAGCTTTGTATTATGCTGCTCAGAACTGCTTGGAAGAGGCCAAGCAACGAGGCCAAGATGGGGCCATAGATATAGGTTATGACCTTCTGATGACCATGGCTGGAATGTCAGGGGGGCCCGTGGGAGTAGTGGTCAGCACTGCCCTTAAACCTGCAGTGAAGGCTGGGGTTCAACAGTTGATCCACTATTACCAGGAGAAAGAAGCAAACATCCCTCCAGAGACCAGCGAGGAAGGCTTGGACAGCACCTCAAATATGAGTGACATGGCAGAAACAACTGCCATTGCCCCTTTGGTGTCAGAAGTAGTAGATTCAACTCCTTATTGGGGGTGGCCCGTCTTCAAGAACTATAACATAGATCCTGGGAATGGGAATTTTGGTATATAA